A region of Numida meleagris isolate 19003 breed g44 Domestic line chromosome 26, NumMel1.0, whole genome shotgun sequence DNA encodes the following proteins:
- the CNTNAP1 gene encoding contactin-associated protein 1: protein MGVRRLLGLLLAACAALLGPDPCCLARPCYDELVGSLYSSSIGASSRYNIFYSASFARLHSTSGWSPDPRDKQPWLQIDLMQKHRINAVATQGTFNTYDWLTRYIVLYGDHPTSWKPFFQQGSNWTFFGNVNESGVVRHDLHYPILARYVRIIPVAWNPRGKIGLRLGLYGCPYRSHVLYFDGDDAISYRFRAKKISTMEDDISFNFKTVEQDGVLMHGEGSQGDYITVELKQAQLLLHISLGSSPLHATEGHTTVAVGSLLDDQHWHSLHIERYGHHVNLTLDGEVKRFRCHGTFDHLDLETEIFFGGVIDQDKQHLTYRQNFRGCVENIIFNGVNIADLARHRRYNIRFEGSVGHYCQDQVNTPITFAGINNYVQVPGIPRRNRLAVSFRFRSWDTAGLLLYTSFADRLGSLEMVLSEGQVNVSIAQPGKKKLEFAAGHRLNDGFWHSVQLVAREGSAVVTIDDDDGAEFRVAHPFQLRTGSQYFFGGCPKPALLTGCRSNQTAFHGCLQMLSVDMQPVDLEMLVQHRLGKYADVFFNVCGITDRCTPNLCEHDSRCVQSWDDFMCICDLTGYKGETCHKSLYKESCDAYRVSGKTSGNYTIDPDGSGPLKPFTVYCDIREDRAWTIIRHNRHYATRVTGSSVDQPYLGEVEYWNASWAEVSALANASEYCEQRIEFHCYSSRLLNTPSGLPYSFWMGRNNERHYYWGGSRPGIQRCACGLDKNCADPEYFCNCDANHALWRTDKGLLTFVDHLPVTQVVVGDTNRSGSEAQFLLGPLRCYGDRNTWNTVSFNRGAALLFPTFQANHSLDISFYFKTTAPSGVFLENPGTQNYIRVELNTTRDVVFAYDIGNGHENLTVHSAVPWNDDEWHQVKAELNVKLARLRVDRLPWVVRPAPPQSFVRLEFDRPLYVGSAEHKMRPFLGCLRALRMNGVTLNLEGKANETEGVQVNCTGHCQDPPVPCQNSGLCVERYSHYSCNCSISAFDGPFCNHDIGGYFEEGAWVRYNILPMSLYAAREFASIVSSPWQPLPGYNLTNEEVSFSFSTTSAPAVLLYVSSFVKDYMAVLIKDDGSLQLRYQLGTSPYVFALTTKPVTDGRPHHVNITRWHRTLYTQVDYLPVMEQQFSLFVDSKLDSPKNLYLGRVMETGVIDPEIQRYNTPGFSGCLSGVKFNSIVPLKAIFRPTSVVRPYSVQGEVVESSCASMLPLTTILIPPEMDPWYMGTEFPHVHDDGWVGIIIGFVTFLLLLLGGLLVLLYFYYHRYKGSYHTNEPKAIQDYSSAVKPLSVRKDQNLPQILEEPKGD, encoded by the exons ATGGGCGTTCGCCGTCTCCTCGGGCTCCTGCTCGCCGCTTGCGCCGCTCTCCTCGGGCCCGACCCCTGCTGCCTCGCAC GCCCCTGTTACGATGAATTGGTTGGATCCCTCTACTCCTCGTCCATTGGCGCCTCCTCCCGATACAACATCTTCTACTCGGCAAGCTTTGCCCGGCTGCACA GCACCAGCGGGTGGTCCCCTGACCCCCGTGAcaagcagccctggctgcaaATCGACTTGATGCAGAAGCACAGGATCAACGCAGTGGCCACGCAGGGGACCTTCAACACATACGACTGGCTGACGCGCTACATCGTGCTCTATGGGGACCACCCCACCAGCTGGAAGCCCTTCTTCCAGCAGGGCAGCAACTGG ACTTTCTTTGGGAATGTGAATGAGAGTGGGGTGGTGCGGCATGACCTGCACTACCCCATCCTCGCCCGCTACGTTCGCATCATCCCAGTGGCCTGGAACCCAAGAGGGAAGATTGGGCTGCGCCTGGGCCTCTATGGCTGCCCCTACC GATCCCATGTGCTCTACTTTGATGGGGATGATGCAATCTCCTACCGCTTCCGGGCCAAGAAGATCAGCACCATGGAAGATGATATCTCCTTCAACTTCAAGACGGTGGAGCAGGATGGTGTGCTGATGCATGGGGAGGGGTCGCAGGGTGACTACATCACGGTGGAGCTcaagcaagcccagctcctcctgcacatCAGCTTAG GCAGCAGTCCGCTGCACGCCACTGAGGGCCACACGACGGTGGCGGTGGGCAGCCTCCTGGATGACCAGCACTGGCACTCACTGCACATCGAGCGGTACGGCCACCACGTCAACCTGACACTGGATGGCGAGGTGAAGCGCTTCCGCTGCCACGGCACCTTTGACCACCTCGACCTTGAAACTGAG ATCTTCTTTGGAGGGGTGATCGACCAGGACAAGCAGCACCTCACCTACCGGCAAAACTTCCGTGGCTGTGTGGAGAACATAATCTTCAATGGTGTCAACATTGCTGACCTGGCCCGGCACCGGAGATACAACATTCGCTTTGAG GGCAGCGTGGGCCACTACTGCCAGGACCAGGTGAACACCCCCATCACCTTTGCCGGCATCAACAACTATGTGCAGGTGCCAGGCATCCCCCGCAGGAATCGTCTGGCTGTCAGCTTTCGCTTCCGCTCCTGGGATACGGCTGGGCTGCTGCTCTACACTAGCTTCGCTGACCGCCTGGGCTCACTGGAGATGGTGCTGAGTGAGGGTCAGGTCAATGTCTCCATTGCCCAGCCTGGCAAGAAGAAGCTGGAGTTCGCTGCAg GACATCGCCTGAATGATGGCTTCTGGCACTCGGTGCAGCTGGTGGCACGGGAGGGCTCGGCCGTGGTTACcattgatgatgatgatggtgcTGAGTTTCGGGTGGCTCATCCCTTCCAGCTGCGCACTGGCAGCCAGTACTTCTTTGGAG GCTGCCCCAAGCCCGCCTTGCTCACTGGCTGCCGCTCCAACCAGACGGCGTTCCACGGCTGCCTGCAGATGCTGAGTGTGGACATGCAGCCCGTGGACCTGGAGATGCTGGTGCAGCACCGCCTGGGGAAGTACGCCGACGTCTTCTTCAACGTTTGTGGCATAACAGACAG GTGCACCCCCAACCTGTGCGAGCATGACAGCCGCTGCGTGCAGTCCTGGGATGACTTCATGTGCATCTGCGACCTGACAGGCTACAAGGGAGAGACCTGCCACAAAT ccctTTACAAAGAGTCCTGTGATGCATATCGGGTCAGCGGGAAGACCTCAGGGAACTACACTATCGACCCAGACGGCAGCGGACCCCTGAAGCCCTTCACAGTGTACTGCGACATCCGAG AGGACCGGGCGTGGACCATCATCCGGCACAATCGGCACTATGCCACGCGGGTGACGGGCTCCAGCGTGGACCAGCCCTACCTGGGCGAAGTGGAGTACTGGAATGCCTCCTGGGCCGAGGTCTCAGCGCTGGCCAATGCCTCTGAGTACTGTGAACAGCGTATCGAGTTCCACTGCTACAGCTCTCGCCTGCTTAACACCCCCT CCGGGCTGCCCTACAGCTTCTGGATGGGCCGGAACAACGAGCGGCACTACTACTGGGGCGGCTCACGGCCAGGCATCCAGCGCTGCGCCTGCGGGCTGGACAAGAACTGTGCCGATCCCGAGTACTTCTGCAACTGCGACGCCAACCACGCACTGTG GAGGACGGACAAGGGTCTGCTGACCTTCGTGGACCACCTGCCTGTCACACAGGTGGTGGTGGGAGACACCAACCGCTCCGGATCTGAAGCACAGTTCCTGCTGGGGCCCCTGCGGTGCTATGGAGACC GAAACACCTGGAACACTGTGTCCTTCAACAGaggtgcagctctgctcttccccaCCTTCCAAGCCAACCACAGCCTCGATATCTCCTTCTATTTCAAGACCACTGCCCCATCTGGCGTCTTCCTAGAAAACCCTGGCACCCAAAACTACATTCGCGTGGAGCTTAACA CCACCAGGGATGTGGTGTTTGCCTACGACATTGGAAACGGGCACGAGAACCTGACGGTTCACTCAGCAGTGCCCTGGAATGATGATGAGTGGCACCAGGTGAAGGCAGAGCTCAATGTGAAGCTGGCCCGGCTGCGGGTGGACAGGCTGCCCTGGGTGGTGCGGCCAGCCCCGCCACAAAGCTTCGTCCGCCTGGAGTTTGACAGACCCCTCTATGTCG GCTCGGCGGAGCACAAGATGCGTCCATTCCTGGGGTGTCTGCGGGCACTGCGGATGAACGGTGTGACACTCAACCTGGAGGGCAAGGCCAACGAGACAGAGGGCGTGCAGGTGAACTGCACTGGCCACTGCCAGGACCCACCGGTGCCCTGCCAGAACAGCGGGCTCTGTGTCGAGCGCTACAGCCACTACAGCTGcaactgcagcatctctgccttTGATGGGCCTTTCTGCAACCACG ACATCGGTGGGTACTTCGAGGAGGGTGCCTGGGTGCGCTACAACATCCTGCCCATGTCGCTATATGCTGCCCGCGAGTTTGCCAGCATAGTCAGCAGCCCCTGGCAGCCCCTGCCCGGCTACAACCTCACTAACGAGGAGGTCAGCTTCAGCTTCAGCACCACCTCGGCGCCTGCTGTGCTACTCTACGTCAGCTCCTTTGTGAAGGACTACATGGCCGTTCTCATCAAGGACGACG GGAGCCTGCAGCTGCGCTACCAGCTGGGTACCAGCCCCTATGTCTTTGCCCTCACCACCAAGCCAGTGACAGATGGGAGACCCCACCACGTCAACATCACCCGCTGGCACCGCACGCTGTACACGCAG GTGGATTATCTGCCCGTCATGGAGCAGCAGTTCTCCCTGTTTGTGGACAGCAAGCTGGACTCACCCAAGAACCTGTACCTGGGGCGTGTGATGG AGACCGGCGTAATTGACCCTGAGATCCAGCGCTACAACACACCTGGATTCTCAGGCTGCCTCTCAGGGGTGAAGTTTAATAGTATCGTCCCCCTCAAAGCCATCTTCCGCCCCACTAGCGTGGTGCGACCCTACAGCGTGCagggggaggtggtggagtccaGCTGTGCCTCCATGCTGCCCCTCACCACCATCCTCATCCCGCCTGAGATGGACCCTTGGTACATGGGCACAG AGTTCCCCCACGTGCATGACGATGGCTGGGTCGGGATCATCATCGGGT TCGTGAcgttcctgctgctgctgcttgggggcTTGCTGGTGCTGCTCTACTTCTACTACCACCGCTACAAGGGCTCCTACCACACCAACGAGCCCAAGGCCATCCAGGACTACAGCAGCGCTGTCAAACCACTGTCAGTGCGCAAAGACCAGAACCTGCCCCAGATCCTGGAGGAGCCAAAAGGGGACTAG